TGTCCTGTGTTGCTAGCGTCGAACTCTCCGGTACTGCCATATCGATGCCGGTCCCGATCAGGGCAATCAGTACAGCCGAGCCAAATGTTTTAAGGTAGTGGTTGTTCACCTTGTCCCTGAACCCGCCATAACCTTCGGCATCCGTCCCGGCCATGCCACCGATCTGCAGTGTCGAGCCGTTCGGGAAGATGATGTCGGACCAGACGACGAGCACGCGGCTCTGGCCGAACGATACCTTGCTGTCGTAACGGCCGAACAGTTTCGTCCCTTGCGGGATCAGCAGGCGATGTCCGGTCGCGCTGTCATAGACGTTCTGGCTCACCTGGGCGGTGATGCGTCCGGGAAGATCGGAATTGATCCCTGTAGTGAGTGTCGCAGGAATGACGGAGCCGCGCTTCAATTCGAATGCCGATTGCTGTGGCACGACGCGGTTCGACAGGTAACCGAGATCCTTGAGATCGGCATTGAAAAAGTCTTCCTTGGGTCGCTGTCCATTCGGATCGACGTTTTGGCCGTCAAGGCCAGCGCGCAGCGCGGCCGAATAGAGGTCCGAAGGGTTTGCCGAGGTTGTTGCCGTTGCAGTGGATGTTCTGCCCGCAGTCGCGTCATCTGTTGTTGATCGCGCTTCCAGTTTGCCGCGGTCGATGGCAAGCGGGGCGTCATATGCCGTGTCCCGGGCCTGCATCCGGGCCATCCGCTGGCGCTGTTGCTCGCGGAGAATCTGCTCTTGTTGTTCACGGGCAAGCCGTGCCCGCCAGACCTCCTCCGGTTCCAGTTCCTGCCCGCGCCGTTGCTCCTGTCTCTGTGCCGGTTGCTGAGTGAAGGGGTTGGCCGCTTTCTCCTCAACCTGTTTTGTTTCGACCGGAGTCGGCTGAAACGTTGTCTGCTGCTGCGGTTCGCCGATAATACCGTCGGTGACACCGCGCTTGATCTGATCGGCAAAAGTTGAGGCAGGATCGCCGGAACTGGTCTCCGGGCCTTTATCCCTCCCGAAATAAAGCCCACGCGAGGCAAGCCCATAGAAGATGATGCCAAGGAAGGCGACTGCCAGCACGATAACGACGACGATCGGCAGGCGATTGATCCGCCGGATCCCCGATGCCGCTTGACTGTTTTGCGCGCCGCCGAGTTTGAGGGATTGTACCATGATATTCTCCCCTCACCCGCGCCGCATCAGCGCAAGCGCGCTCGTCGGCGTGGCACCGGTCGAAGTCACCGTGTAAGCGCGGCCGAGTTCGACGCTGTTGGTCGAAAGGCGCGCCAGCACCTGCCCGTCGAATGATATGATCGCATAGGCAAGTGGGACGACGGTCGTTCCGCTATCCGTCTTCTGGTCGGTGACGACCGCATAACCCCATCCCTTCAGCGCCGCCTCCATTGCCTGACCGAAGGGTGAAGTATCGACCTTTAGTGCAACGGTTGCCTTGTCCGGCCCGATCTGTTCGGCAAGGCGGCTGACCATGTCACCGGCAATGGCGCTCGCCGCTGGTCCTGAGAGTTCGGGCGGCGCGTTGCTGGCGACAAGACCTTCTGTGTCGATCGATTGGCACCCGGAATGGAGGATGGCGAGGATGCAGGCGGCAGCAAGGCTAGGTATAAGGTTCAGGGGGCGTCGAATGAAGGCAAGAATCTTCATCACCGCCCTCCCCTGGTGATCGTTACCTTTTGTTGTTTCCAGCCGACGCCTGAGACGAGCACAGCGCGATCGATGTTGTAATCGGCCACCATCATATTGCTCTTCATGCGGTAGTTGACGATACGGTTCTGGCCACCGGAGACGACGAAGAGAACCGGCGCATCCTGACCCGAGATCGACCGCGGGAACTGGATGTAGGTTTTCAGGCCATCGGAATAGACCCGTGTCGGCCGCCAACCGGCGCTGCCTGATATGGAATAGGAAAAGCTCAGCTGCTCCGCCGGCACCCCGGCGCCGGGGATCGTACTGGCTTCAAGCCGCGCGTTGACGTCGGCGAGTTTCGTGGAAACATCCTCGGGGTATTCGAAGCCGACGCGGGCCATATATTGCGTGGGATGCGACTTGAGCTGGATATGATATGTCCGCCGGGATGTGGTCACCACCATCGAGGTGACAAGTCCCGGTTCGGATGGCTTGACGATAAGATGGATGGCCTGGCCCCCGGCCGCGCCCGATGTCGCCGGCTCCACTTTCCAGCGGACCGTATCGCCGACCAGCACATCGCGCACTACCTCGCCGCCCTGAAGTTCGATATCGCAGACCTGCAGCGGTGAGCAGACGACCGATGGCTGAACCTCGCCATAGAGAAAGATCACCTTACCGTCCGCGCCCTTGGTGACCAGGCCTTTCGACCCGCGCCATTGGGTCGAGAGCCCCATGCCTTTCGCCTCGTTGGCGGTGACACCATCAGCGGCAAGCACAGTCCGGGGGTCGAGGACGGTCAAGGGGACGATCGCAAAAACCAAGAGGCCGATGGCCAGCGTAGCCCGTTGTCTTCTGTGTCTGATATTCATTCTCGGGCCATGCCTTTCAAAGCTGTGCAGTCCAGTCGAAGTCGCGGAGATAGAGACCGATTGGATTAAGACGGATGACGCCTTCGTCCTGGGGTGGCGTCAGCGTCACAGTGGCAATGCCGCGGAAGCGGCGTGTCGCCGTTTCCTTGCCTCGCCGATCGCGCTCGAATTCGGTCCAGTCGACCTGATAACTCTGGTTCGATAGCGCGACGATGTTGTTGACCTCGATGGCCACGGTCGCTGTCTTCGCCTTTTCGAACGGCGAATTCGAGCGAAACCAGGCATTGACCTTTTCGGTCGCCGGATCGGATGTCCGCAGCAGCCCGTAGGTCCGGTCGATGTATTGTTTCTGGACGACGGCGTCGGGCGTGACGGAGCGGAAGTTCGAGACGAAACTGCCGAGCGTAGCAC
This genomic stretch from Allorhizobium ampelinum S4 harbors:
- the trbI gene encoding IncP-type conjugal transfer protein TrbI, producing MVQSLKLGGAQNSQAASGIRRINRLPIVVVIVLAVAFLGIIFYGLASRGLYFGRDKGPETSSGDPASTFADQIKRGVTDGIIGEPQQQTTFQPTPVETKQVEEKAANPFTQQPAQRQEQRRGQELEPEEVWRARLAREQQEQILREQQRQRMARMQARDTAYDAPLAIDRGKLEARSTTDDATAGRTSTATATTSANPSDLYSAALRAGLDGQNVDPNGQRPKEDFFNADLKDLGYLSNRVVPQQSAFELKRGSVIPATLTTGINSDLPGRITAQVSQNVYDSATGHRLLIPQGTKLFGRYDSKVSFGQSRVLVVWSDIIFPNGSTLQIGGMAGTDAEGYGGFRDKVNNHYLKTFGSAVLIALIGTGIDMAVPESSTLATQDTASDAARRNFAETFGRVADRTIQRNMDVQPTLEIRPGYKFNVLVDQDIIFPGSYR
- the trbG gene encoding P-type conjugative transfer protein TrbG — encoded protein: MNIRHRRQRATLAIGLLVFAIVPLTVLDPRTVLAADGVTANEAKGMGLSTQWRGSKGLVTKGADGKVIFLYGEVQPSVVCSPLQVCDIELQGGEVVRDVLVGDTVRWKVEPATSGAAGGQAIHLIVKPSEPGLVTSMVVTTSRRTYHIQLKSHPTQYMARVGFEYPEDVSTKLADVNARLEASTIPGAGVPAEQLSFSYSISGSAGWRPTRVYSDGLKTYIQFPRSISGQDAPVLFVVSGGQNRIVNYRMKSNMMVADYNIDRAVLVSGVGWKQQKVTITRGGR
- a CDS encoding conjugal transfer protein TrbF, which gives rise to MAGPTPPDNPYIAARNEWNERYGSYVKAAAAWRIVGITGMTMAVIGFGYALYQSTQVKLIPYIVEVDKLGTAVNAGFPQQIEYADPRVVRATLGSFVSNFRSVTPDAVVQKQYIDRTYGLLRTSDPATEKVNAWFRSNSPFEKAKTATVAIEVNNIVALSNQSYQVDWTEFERDRRGKETATRRFRGIATVTLTPPQDEGVIRLNPIGLYLRDFDWTAQL
- the trbH gene encoding conjugal transfer protein TrbH, with product MKILAFIRRPLNLIPSLAAACILAILHSGCQSIDTEGLVASNAPPELSGPAASAIAGDMVSRLAEQIGPDKATVALKVDTSPFGQAMEAALKGWGYAVVTDQKTDSGTTVVPLAYAIISFDGQVLARLSTNSVELGRAYTVTSTGATPTSALALMRRG